The window GCAAAATCCGGATATCCGGATCATTGGAGTAGATGCTTATGGGTCTGTGTTGAAGAAGTATCACGAAACCAGGGAGTTTGATTCTAATGAGATTTATCCGTACAGAATAGAGGGTTTGGGTAAGAATTTAATTCCGACCGCAACCGATTTTGATGTGATCGATAAATTCGTGAAAGTGACCGATGAAGAAAGTGCACATACTGCAAGAGAGATATCCAGAACGGAAGGGATGTTTGTAGGTTACACGTCAGGAGCGGCATGGCAGGCAATCAAACAATTGGAGCAGGAAGGTGAATTTGATGAAAACAGCAATGTGGTTGTCATATTCCCGGATCACGGTTCCCGCTATATGAGCAAGATATACAGCGATGACTGGATGAATGACCAAGGATTCTTCGATAGTGTTAACTCCGATGAAGAACGTAAGATAGAACACGTTAAATAAGAATAATTTAACGAAAGTAAAAAAGCACCCTAGGGTGCTTTTTTGCTTAAAGCTATTTAGATAAATAGTATATAGTAAGCTGAATTTTTATGATATCATTCTAAAAATCTTTAGTTTTGCATGCTTTTTAATTTTAACTGAGTTGTAAATTAACCCAATAATCTACATGAGAGATTTATTTGAAAGAATACAAAATAACAAAGGGCCTCTAGGAAAATGGGCTTCGCAAGCAGAAGGATATTATGTATTTCCGAAATTGGAAGGAGAGCTTGGGCCGCGAATGAAGTTTAGAGGAAAGGATATACTTAACTGGAGTCTTAATGATTATTTGGGGTTGGCTACACATCCTGAGATTAGAAAAGTTGATGCTGAGGCTGCTGCCGAATACGGTGCTGCATACCCTATGGGAGCCAGGATGATGAGCGGACATACTGATGTTCACGAGCAATTGGAGCAGGAGTTGGCATCTTTTGTTAAAAAAGAGTCGGCATATCTTCTGAATTTTGGTTACCAGGGAATGGTGTCTATTATTGATGCTTTGGTCACCAAGAATGATGTAATCGTATATGATGTTGATTCTCACGCCTGTATTATAGATGGTGTTCGTCTTCATATGGGAAAACGATTTACTTATAAACATAATGATGTAGAAAGCCTTGAAAAGAACCTGGAACGTGCTACGAAAATAGCAGACGAAAATGGTGGAGGGATATTAGTGATTACCGAAGGTGTTTTTGGAATGAGAGGGCAACAGGGTAAATTAAAGGAAATTGCTGCTTTAAAGAAGAAATATAATTTTAGGATGCTGGTCGATGATGCCCATGGTTTCGGTACTCTTGGTAAGACCGGGGCAGGAGCAGGAGAAGAGCAAGGTGTGCAGGATGATATCGATGTGTACTTTTCTACTTTTGCAAAATCTATGGCTGGTATTGGAGCCTTTGTAGCAGGGAACAAAGATGTTATAGACTTTCTGAAGTATAATATGCGTTCGCAGATGTTTGCAAAGTCGTTACCGATGATCTTTACCAAGGGAGCGTTAAAGCGTCTGGAAATGCTACGGACGATGCCTGAACTTAAAGATAAACTATGGGAGAATGTAAACATGCTCCAAAACGGTCTTAAAGACAGAGGTTTTGATATCGGAGATACCAATACTTGTGTTACACCGGTTTATCTGGAAGGAAGTATCCCTGAGGCTATGGCTATGGTTAACGATTTAAGGGAGAACTACGGTATATTCTTATCTATAGTAGTATATCCGGTTATTCCGAAAGGCATTATATTGTTGAGGATGATCCCGACATCTTCCCATAATAAAGGAGACATAGATGAAACATTGGCAGCTTTTGAGGCTATAAGAGAGAAACTGACCAATGGTACATACAAAAGATTGTCGGCAGCGGTAGCACAGGCTATGGGTGAATAATCCCTGATGATTTAAATAAAAAATATATGATAAAAAAACCGTCTAATCTGATTAGACGGTTTTTTGTATACATGGATCAGGCTTTTCTTTCGGGACGATCTCAGATTTAACCCCGCTTAAAGAAATAATATTAGGTGGGCTAATATGCAAGCAAAGTCATAGATTATAAATAAAAACTGCCTGCTGTTAAATTGCTCGATAACAGAGATGTATCCCGTGTAGCAGCTATCGGGAGTTCTTGTGCTTGTCTTCGTGAAATACCCCTAACGGAATTTACAGGACTTGCCCTTGTGAAATATACCTAAAGGAATTTCACAGGACTTGCGTTGAAATGTTTTGCCATGCGCCGGCGCTGGCTCCATCGCTAAAAAGGTCTACCAGACCTTTTCTTTACGCTTGGCCCTCTCGTGAGCTTGTTCCGAGGTGGTTTACTTTAAGTTTTCCCTGTGTTGCATGGTTGCCTCCATATCCTGTGTGCTATATGCATTGGCGAATGCATTTACAATACGGCCCTGATTGTCAGTGATAATTGATTTGTTTAAATGATTTACAATCAGTTTTTTACTTGTTGTTTCCTGGTCGATGGCTTTGTATTGTGATAAGAGGTCAAGGTCGTTGGAATGAACGATTTGCTGCCATTCTTCCGGAGATATTATATCATCTACATTAATTCCGACAAATTGATATGAAGGAAACTTCTTTTGAAGATTTAACATCCGTTTATTAATATGGATAATATGTCTTTTCTGATTGGTTGACCAAAAATAAAATACGGTACCGGAAGTAGAGGGTTTGGTTGCTATTTCTGATATTTTAACGGTATCTCCTTTTAGCGAGGACAGGAGTATTTCAGGAAGATCATTTCCGGATTGAAGCCGTTTGATGTTTTCGAATAATTTGTTTATTTCTTTTTTGTGCTTTTGATTATGAGCAACCTTATTATACGCTGAAATAAATTTTTCGTTGTTAACGAGGTTGTGGTCTCTTAACATATAAGAATAGGCAGCATTTCTGTATAGGTTATCTTTCAATTCCTGCCTTTTAACCAGGCTGTCAACCAAATGGAGCTTATGTGTATGGTAATGCAATGTTCTTTCTATAATCTCATCTTCCGAACAAAACTTTCTGCAATTGCCGTAAGATAGGTTGTTCAGGTGCATGACCATAAAATCCATATAGGGTTTGTAGTACACCTTGTTTTCTCCGCTATAGTCTATAAAATTCCTGTAATTATAGAAATCCTCGGGCATTTCCGGAGCCTGTTTAAGCCCGTGGTTCAGTTTATACATATACGGATAATGCTCAAAGGAAACATAGTGACTATAATCGATACTGGCTTTAGCTATATTTTTTGCACGATCAGAAATGTCAAAGTTCTGGGAAAAAGCATCAAACTGTTCCAGTTTCATCTCCTGGAGCGAATCCATCTTATGTTTGAATGTATCCGGTTCTAAGCGGTAATAATCATAAACCAGTTTCTTTTCGTCTTCATCTAGCAAGAACATATCGATAAGAAAATTGTTCTTTACGGAGCCTTTTCCGGAAAAAACCAGCGATCCGTCAAAATCAAGTGTATTTAACCTGAAAAGGATGCTGTCTCCTTTTTCTATCAAAACATATTGGTATTCAGGATAATGTTTAAAGTTGTACAGGCCTTCATCAAGATGGTCTAGCTTCATCATAAACCTGTTATCCTTATCCAGAATAGCAGAGTCGACAACTTCTTCATTATGGTACAAGACTACGTAATTGGCTTTTGGGTTTACGATTTCTCCTCCAAAGTAGGCTGTAGGATCCTGCTTTTCTTCTTGACAACTAATTAAGGTTAGGATGATAAAAGCTAATAAGAGTCTACTCATTTTTATTTTATTAAGCACTTTTAACTGCTTGTATGTAACAAAGCTAACAAAGCTTGTGATTTGGTGGTGTTAATAGCTAGTTAAAAAAGTGATTTAAAAATTATCCGGTACCTCGTATTTCATTATATATTTCTTAATTTTGCCGCAATTACAAATAATCAAAAATAGAATAAATGCTTACAGTTTCAAACCTTTCCGTACAATTTGGAAAAAGAGTGTTGTTTGATGAAGTGAATGTAGTGTTTGCTCAGGCCAATTGCTATGGGATTATAGGTGCCAATGGTGCAGGAAAATCTACTTTTTTAAAGATTTTGGCAGGAAAGATGGATCCAACAAGCGGGCACGTACACTTGGAGCCGGGAAAACGGATGTCCGTATTAGAGCAGGATCATAATGCATACGATGAATACAATGTGTTAGATGCTGTCTTGATGGGGAATAAACCGTTGCATAAGGTTAAAACGGAAATGGATGAACTGTATGCTAACTATTCTGATGAAAATGCAGATCGCATCGGAGAACTTCAGGTTCAGTTTGAGGAGATGAATGGATGGACAGCTGAAAGCGATGCCGCTTCAATGCTTTCTAATCTGGGGGTTACAGAAGATATGCATTACACTCAAATGTCGGATGTCGACCCTAAAATCAGGGTGCGGGTATTGTTAGCACAAGCATTATTCGGAAATCCTGATGTGTTGATCATGGATGAGCCTACCAACGACCTCGACTTTGAAACAATAGGGTGGTTGGAAGATTTCTTGGCCAACTATGAAAATACGGTGATCGTAGTTTCACACGACCGTCACTTCCTGGATGCAGTATGTACTCATATTTCTGATATAGATTTTGGTAAGATTACACATTATACCGGAAACTATACTTTTTGGTATGAGAGTAGCCAGCTGGCAGCCCGACAAAGAGCACAACAAAACAAAAAGGCTGAAGAAAAAGCTAAAGAACTTCAGGAGTTTATTCAGCGATTCAGTGCCAACGTGGCAAAAAGCAAGCAGGCGACAGCAAGAAAGAAAATGTTGGATAAAATAAAGGTTGAAGATATCAAACCTTCAAGCAGAAGGTATCCTGCAATCATTTTTGATATGGACAGAGAGGTGGGAGATCAGATCTTGAACGTAGAGGGTCTTTCTGCTTCACTAGATGGTGAAACATTGTTTCAGAATACAGACATCAATCTTGCGAAAGGTGATAAAGTTGCACTGATCTCTAAAAATTCTAAAGCTACTTCGGCATTTTATGAGATTATTAATGATAAAATGAAACCTGATACCGGAAAGTTTCAATGGGGAGTAACAACCTCGCAGGCTTACCTTCCGGGCGATAATTCACAGTATTTTGAGAGCGATGACAATCTTGTTGATTGGTTGCGCCAATGGGCACAGACGGAAGAAGAACGCGAAGAGGTATATATAAGAGGTTTCCTTGGAAGAATGTTGTTTAGTGGTGATGAAGCATTGAAAAAATGCAACGTATTGTCAGGTGGGGAAAAGGTAAGATGTATGACCAGTAGAATGATGATGATGCGTGCCAATGTTCTAATGCTGGATGAGCCGACGAATCACCTGGATCTGGAAAGTATTACGGCCTTTAATAATTCGTTGAAAAATTTTAAAGGAAATGTTATTCTGACAACGCACGATCACGAGTTTGCACAAACCGTGGCAAACAGGATCATAGAACTTACGCCTAATGGAATTATTGACAGGTATATGAGTTTTGATGATTATATGTCCGATAAGGGTATACAGGAGTTAAGAGATAAAATGTACGGAGTTACCGTATAGAGAAAAAGGCCGCTTCGATTCCGAGCGGCCTTTTTTATACAATGCAATCAGATCTATTTTTCATCTTCTTTTAGAATATCCCCCATTTCATCTAATACAATCAAAGAGCGTTCCAGCTCATCTTCATGTACAAATACCTGTATATATCCATAAACTTGAGGGGCAAACCCGGCAAGTCTTCCCGATTCAGATTCATCTTTTAATAAGGGTATAATATCCAGGTCTTTCAGCCTGGCTGCAATCTGGTCGGCTATTACACTTGGTCCGGTATAAATTCTTTTATAATGTGATTCCATATATAATTATGTTTATACATAAAGATAATCAGAATTATTTATTTAAATTGTTTTTTATTACAGTCTTCTGATGAAAAATCTTGAATATGTTTTTTTGCTTTTGGCTTTAATAGCTGAAATTGTTGGAACTATAGGTGGCTTTGGGTCATCTGTTTTTTTTGTTCCGGTAGCAAATTTTTATTTTGATTTTCAATCTGTACTGGCTTTAACGGCCTTATTTCATTTTTCCAGTAACTTAAGTAAGATAGCTTTATTCAGGAGGGGACTTGATAAACGTTTGTTGTTATACATAGGTATACCATCTGTGTTGTTGGTTGTTGTGGGAGGGGCTGTTACCAAATTCTTTAATACCGGGTTCTTGGAGGCGGCCTTGGGTATTTTTCTTGTAAGTTTGAGTCTTTTGCTACTTGTTAAAAAAGATCTGGTATTGAAACCAAACACCTCAAATGCCGTTTTAGGCGGTGGAATTTCCGGATTTGCGGCCGGTCTGTTGGGTACAGGCGGAGCAATTCGCGGACTGGCAATGGCTGCATTTAATTTGGAGAAAAGTGCTTTTATCGCCACATCTGCATTTATAGACTTTTTTGTAGACATGTCCAGAACAATAGTGTATTATCTCAATGGCTTTATGCACGAGGATCTGTTGCTGTATGTCCCTTTCCTTTTTGTCATAGGGTTTCTCGGAACTTATATCGGCCGGTATATATTAAAATTTATATCGCAGGATAATTTTAAAAAAACCTCCCTTGTATTGATATTTGGCATAGGCCTGGTTACGATACTTAAAATTGTGTTTATGCATTGAAATACTTGCTATTCCATATAGCATGGTTAAAGTTTTTACCCAAGGCAAAACCGTAAAATATAACTATACTGCCAGTCATTTTAAAGACGAACATAAATAGTAGCCAGAAGCCGAAGCTGTTGTTGCCGGAAGTAAAAAGCTTCATGGGTAAGAGACTTGTAATGAGCAGGCTTAAGCAAATGATAAGTATAATTAAATTTCCCAGGTTTTTAAATGGCAGCATGAGATATTTTCTCAGCGGATGCAGATCGTTTCCCCATTTATCGATCAAATAATAATAACCATTTCCTATCGGAGCAAGCAGTAACGGATCGTCGGCGTTTTCTAATTTGAACAATTTTGAAGGGGCAACAATTTTGTAACCTTTTATGTCGATATCGTGTAGGTCTTCCAGGAGTTTGATCTTGTTCAGGGTGCTTTGAGGAAATTCACCTTTAAAATATCGGGTACTCAAAAAGCGTAAGCGATAATCGATACATATCTTTTTTATGTGGTCAATATGAAAAATATGATCTGTTTCGAGCAGGTCGAAAACAAATTTATTTTCGTTTGTATCAACAGGTTGGGTGAGTAATTGATGTAATTTACGATCCTTTTCGTGACTATTATTTAAAATGGTGTTTACTTCA of the Zhouia spongiae genome contains:
- a CDS encoding aminotransferase class I/II-fold pyridoxal phosphate-dependent enzyme; translation: MRDLFERIQNNKGPLGKWASQAEGYYVFPKLEGELGPRMKFRGKDILNWSLNDYLGLATHPEIRKVDAEAAAEYGAAYPMGARMMSGHTDVHEQLEQELASFVKKESAYLLNFGYQGMVSIIDALVTKNDVIVYDVDSHACIIDGVRLHMGKRFTYKHNDVESLEKNLERATKIADENGGGILVITEGVFGMRGQQGKLKEIAALKKKYNFRMLVDDAHGFGTLGKTGAGAGEEQGVQDDIDVYFSTFAKSMAGIGAFVAGNKDVIDFLKYNMRSQMFAKSLPMIFTKGALKRLEMLRTMPELKDKLWENVNMLQNGLKDRGFDIGDTNTCVTPVYLEGSIPEAMAMVNDLRENYGIFLSIVVYPVIPKGIILLRMIPTSSHNKGDIDETLAAFEAIREKLTNGTYKRLSAAVAQAMGE
- a CDS encoding sulfite exporter TauE/SafE family protein; its protein translation is MKNLEYVFLLLALIAEIVGTIGGFGSSVFFVPVANFYFDFQSVLALTALFHFSSNLSKIALFRRGLDKRLLLYIGIPSVLLVVVGGAVTKFFNTGFLEAALGIFLVSLSLLLLVKKDLVLKPNTSNAVLGGGISGFAAGLLGTGGAIRGLAMAAFNLEKSAFIATSAFIDFFVDMSRTIVYYLNGFMHEDLLLYVPFLFVIGFLGTYIGRYILKFISQDNFKKTSLVLIFGIGLVTILKIVFMH
- a CDS encoding ABC-F family ATP-binding cassette domain-containing protein codes for the protein MLTVSNLSVQFGKRVLFDEVNVVFAQANCYGIIGANGAGKSTFLKILAGKMDPTSGHVHLEPGKRMSVLEQDHNAYDEYNVLDAVLMGNKPLHKVKTEMDELYANYSDENADRIGELQVQFEEMNGWTAESDAASMLSNLGVTEDMHYTQMSDVDPKIRVRVLLAQALFGNPDVLIMDEPTNDLDFETIGWLEDFLANYENTVIVVSHDRHFLDAVCTHISDIDFGKITHYTGNYTFWYESSQLAARQRAQQNKKAEEKAKELQEFIQRFSANVAKSKQATARKKMLDKIKVEDIKPSSRRYPAIIFDMDREVGDQILNVEGLSASLDGETLFQNTDINLAKGDKVALISKNSKATSAFYEIINDKMKPDTGKFQWGVTTSQAYLPGDNSQYFESDDNLVDWLRQWAQTEEEREEVYIRGFLGRMLFSGDEALKKCNVLSGGEKVRCMTSRMMMMRANVLMLDEPTNHLDLESITAFNNSLKNFKGNVILTTHDHEFAQTVANRIIELTPNGIIDRYMSFDDYMSDKGIQELRDKMYGVTV
- a CDS encoding putative signal transducing protein, which encodes MESHYKRIYTGPSVIADQIAARLKDLDIIPLLKDESESGRLAGFAPQVYGYIQVFVHEDELERSLIVLDEMGDILKEDEK
- a CDS encoding TlpA family protein disulfide reductase, translated to MSRLLLAFIILTLISCQEEKQDPTAYFGGEIVNPKANYVVLYHNEEVVDSAILDKDNRFMMKLDHLDEGLYNFKHYPEYQYVLIEKGDSILFRLNTLDFDGSLVFSGKGSVKNNFLIDMFLLDEDEKKLVYDYYRLEPDTFKHKMDSLQEMKLEQFDAFSQNFDISDRAKNIAKASIDYSHYVSFEHYPYMYKLNHGLKQAPEMPEDFYNYRNFIDYSGENKVYYKPYMDFMVMHLNNLSYGNCRKFCSEDEIIERTLHYHTHKLHLVDSLVKRQELKDNLYRNAAYSYMLRDHNLVNNEKFISAYNKVAHNQKHKKEINKLFENIKRLQSGNDLPEILLSSLKGDTVKISEIATKPSTSGTVFYFWSTNQKRHIIHINKRMLNLQKKFPSYQFVGINVDDIISPEEWQQIVHSNDLDLLSQYKAIDQETTSKKLIVNHLNKSIITDNQGRIVNAFANAYSTQDMEATMQHRENLK